A window of Thermococcus aggregans contains these coding sequences:
- a CDS encoding acylphosphatase has protein sequence MEIVRAHLRIYGRVQGVGFRWSMQREAKKLGVNGWVRNLPDGSVEAVVEGERERVEALIAWAHQGPPLAKVTRVEITWEEPKGEKGFRVIG, from the coding sequence TTAAGGATATATGGTCGGGTGCAAGGAGTGGGCTTTAGATGGAGTATGCAGAGAGAAGCAAAGAAACTTGGTGTTAACGGGTGGGTAAGGAATCTACCCGATGGCAGTGTAGAGGCAGTAGTCGAAGGGGAAAGGGAGAGAGTTGAGGCGTTAATTGCATGGGCGCATCAGGGGCCTCCTCTGGCAAAAGTCACTAGAGTAGAGATTACTTGGGAAGAGCCAAAAGGAGAAAAAGGATTTAGGGTTATAGGCTAA
- a CDS encoding regulator of amino acid metabolism, contains ACT domain protein, translating into MMLILEAYFKNFPARRKVAEFLFENGLSVRNGKIYLRDVEVPISELSRIIGVNRKIIYHTIDYIENTYPLRMIFERLNPLPSLVNVAPIMGWEVLEIEFDKEEYSRALSELLEYLYESGVPVMEIFSRNLRQEDAKAYIVIDGTLPVDVFMKIKDIPGFKKLVLHTPEKSKEKIVCSHCEVNYCPKKVVIENLNYKH; encoded by the coding sequence ATGATGCTTATATTGGAGGCTTACTTTAAGAACTTTCCAGCCAGGAGGAAAGTTGCTGAGTTTCTTTTTGAAAACGGATTAAGTGTAAGAAATGGAAAAATTTATTTGAGAGATGTCGAGGTGCCAATAAGCGAACTTTCCCGTATAATAGGCGTGAATAGAAAAATAATCTATCACACAATAGATTACATTGAAAACACATATCCTCTGCGGATGATATTTGAAAGACTTAATCCCCTACCAAGCCTCGTAAATGTTGCCCCTATCATGGGATGGGAAGTTCTTGAAATAGAATTCGATAAAGAGGAGTACTCTCGCGCCCTTTCAGAGTTGCTTGAATATCTTTACGAGAGTGGTGTTCCAGTCATGGAAATCTTCAGTAGGAACCTCAGACAAGAGGATGCAAAAGCGTACATCGTTATAGATGGAACTCTGCCGGTAGATGTTTTCATGAAGATAAAGGACATCCCCGGGTTTAAAAAGCTCGTTCTTCACACCCCAGAAAAGAGCAAAGAAAAAATTGTATGCAGCCACTGTGAAGTCAATTATTGTCCTAAAAAAGTTGTTATTGAGAATCTAAACTACAAACATTAG
- a CDS encoding DUF460 domain-containing protein, which yields MSILIVGIDIISEEPKRFAVVSWFNGKLIKHGEFTFYRLLRFIRAKKPDIVAMDNIHELGEYLRKFIHAIPQGTKIVQVTGRPGEQRSLWSLAREYGIRVSDKFNPYEEAKVCALLAARGVGYEVLPFEDEVIIKVSRGRSQGKGGWSQDRYRRRVHNLIQNKVREIEETLKRANIPFDLEIKEKDQGLERGEFRVYTSREELAGLIKPMRGGDVEIRIRPVERKTFEFVPLKSESVIKERKSIIVGLDPGITVGIAALDLNGEVLALYSERNMAISDIVRFISDVGHPIIIATDVNPAPGLVEKISRSFKAQLFVPRESLRVEEKNELLKNLGITVDDDHQRDALAAAYKAYLRLKPKLDHVEAKLREMGITKKGEEIKALVLQGYNLGEAILKVKEKEKVKEETKTAEALEAPVDVTPYIEKIRELENTIKIMERENQELRAVIEEQRRIIESLENKLATYDEKIRERILREKELEIRDKRIAYLEKELREAKSIIEKLSRDLVLAKRMHLLELRGTAVPLKVIENLTWRKLEELERSAGIKREDVLYVINPAGAGKSIAEYIAEKKIKALISAKKLPSIVYETLREKRIPILYEDEIEVKRVDDFAIVDRKELEGAIEAKLKHWEEEEKERGVQQFLKLVEEYRMERIKELKKKAEEGH from the coding sequence ATGTCTATTCTGATAGTGGGAATTGATATAATCAGCGAAGAGCCAAAACGCTTTGCCGTGGTTAGCTGGTTCAATGGAAAGTTGATTAAGCATGGGGAGTTTACTTTTTACCGCCTCCTGAGGTTCATAAGGGCAAAGAAGCCCGACATAGTTGCCATGGACAACATTCATGAGCTTGGGGAATACCTTAGAAAGTTCATACATGCAATCCCACAAGGAACAAAGATAGTGCAGGTAACAGGCAGACCCGGAGAGCAAAGATCCCTTTGGAGCTTGGCAAGAGAGTATGGAATTAGAGTGAGTGACAAGTTCAACCCCTACGAAGAGGCAAAGGTATGCGCCCTTTTAGCAGCTAGAGGAGTCGGTTACGAAGTCCTTCCCTTTGAGGACGAGGTCATTATAAAGGTTTCGCGTGGAAGGAGCCAAGGAAAAGGTGGATGGAGTCAGGATAGGTATAGAAGAAGAGTCCATAACTTGATACAGAACAAAGTCAGGGAAATCGAGGAGACTCTCAAAAGGGCTAACATTCCCTTTGACCTCGAAATTAAGGAAAAGGATCAGGGATTGGAGAGAGGGGAATTCAGGGTTTACACCTCCAGAGAGGAGCTTGCGGGACTTATAAAGCCCATGAGAGGAGGAGACGTTGAAATCAGAATCCGTCCAGTAGAAAGGAAGACGTTTGAGTTTGTTCCGCTAAAGAGTGAAAGCGTCATAAAGGAAAGAAAAAGCATTATTGTTGGGCTTGATCCTGGCATTACAGTTGGTATAGCGGCTTTGGATTTGAATGGAGAGGTTTTGGCGCTTTACAGTGAGAGAAACATGGCCATTAGCGATATTGTGAGGTTTATAAGCGACGTTGGTCATCCGATAATAATAGCCACTGATGTCAATCCTGCTCCCGGCTTGGTGGAAAAAATTTCTCGCTCGTTTAAGGCTCAGCTCTTCGTTCCGAGAGAAAGCCTCCGCGTGGAAGAGAAAAACGAGCTTCTAAAAAACCTGGGCATAACTGTTGATGATGATCACCAACGCGATGCCCTTGCTGCTGCCTATAAGGCCTACCTCCGGCTGAAACCGAAGCTCGACCATGTAGAGGCAAAGCTTAGGGAAATGGGAATTACGAAAAAGGGTGAAGAAATAAAGGCTCTCGTCCTTCAGGGATACAACCTAGGAGAGGCTATTCTGAAGGTTAAAGAAAAAGAAAAGGTCAAAGAAGAAACAAAAACCGCTGAAGCCCTCGAAGCTCCCGTTGATGTTACACCATACATTGAAAAGATAAGGGAGCTCGAAAACACCATAAAAATAATGGAAAGAGAAAACCAAGAGCTGAGAGCTGTGATCGAAGAGCAAAGAAGAATCATAGAAAGTCTGGAGAATAAGTTAGCAACTTACGACGAAAAAATTAGGGAAAGGATTCTCAGAGAGAAAGAATTGGAAATAAGGGATAAAAGAATAGCATACCTCGAAAAAGAGCTTAGAGAGGCAAAGTCAATAATAGAGAAGCTGAGCAGAGACCTTGTTTTGGCAAAAAGGATGCACTTACTGGAGCTTAGGGGTACTGCAGTTCCGCTTAAAGTGATTGAAAACCTGACATGGAGAAAGCTCGAAGAGCTAGAACGCTCCGCGGGAATTAAAAGAGAAGACGTGCTCTACGTTATCAACCCGGCCGGGGCTGGAAAGAGCATAGCCGAGTATATAGCCGAAAAGAAGATAAAAGCACTCATAAGTGCGAAAAAACTTCCAAGCATTGTGTACGAAACGCTAAGAGAGAAAAGAATACCGATTCTATACGAGGATGAAATCGAGGTTAAGAGGGTTGATGACTTCGCAATAGTGGATAGAAAAGAGCTCGAAGGAGCAATAGAAGCTAAGCTAAAGCACTGGGAAGAGGAGGAAAAAGAGAGAGGAGTCCAGCAATTTTTGAAACTCGTAGAGGAATACCGGATGGAGAGAATTAAGGAGCTTAAGAAAAAGGCTGAAGAAGGTCATTAG
- a CDS encoding transcriptional regulator, with protein MDRLKEFISNHVLGNPTRLAIMLYLLPRTRVLFKELLEVLEITPGNLDSHLKALEKAGYVKIRKVFSDRPRTAVEITSKGAQETGKYLKLLREILDEV; from the coding sequence ATGGATCGGCTCAAGGAATTCATCAGCAACCACGTACTTGGAAATCCAACTAGGCTGGCTATAATGCTCTACCTTCTCCCAAGAACTCGAGTTTTGTTTAAGGAGTTACTCGAAGTGCTGGAAATAACCCCCGGTAATCTCGATTCCCACCTTAAAGCTCTTGAAAAAGCAGGGTACGTTAAGATTAGGAAAGTCTTTTCCGATAGGCCTAGAACTGCGGTAGAAATAACCTCAAAAGGTGCCCAAGAGACTGGAAAGTACCTAAAATTACTCCGCGAGATCCTAGATGAGGTCTAA
- a CDS encoding radical SAM protein encodes MKVEWLYEKHDKGVRCLVCERKCLIDEGKRGLCKNYANLKGRLVHVGYGKLSALESRPIEIKPFFHYYPNSTALTFSGFGCNFYCPWCQNYHLSFSDIPEWIREISPEELLTLALRNKDQGLCASFNEPATLYTYLLDVFELGKEKGLYCCLVTNSYFTTKALRNLIESGASGFSIDIKGCPEMKVLGTVDHKKVFRNAKEAITLGAHVEMVYLVVPNANDFEECYRWIFSMHLKMLGEEVPLHINRYYPMNYWKEPPTPVEKLLKLKEIAQQEYNLRYVYVGNIGSVEHETTYCPKCGKKLIIRSGFRVLKWNLKDSKCPRCGEKIPIYGKFTRP; translated from the coding sequence ATGAAAGTTGAGTGGCTTTATGAAAAACACGACAAAGGTGTTAGGTGTCTTGTTTGTGAGAGGAAATGCCTGATAGATGAGGGCAAAAGAGGACTATGCAAGAATTATGCCAATCTGAAAGGGAGGCTGGTGCACGTAGGTTATGGAAAGCTGAGTGCCCTTGAAAGCAGACCCATTGAAATAAAGCCGTTCTTTCATTATTATCCAAACAGCACCGCTTTAACTTTCTCCGGCTTTGGGTGCAACTTTTACTGCCCTTGGTGCCAAAACTACCATTTAAGTTTCTCCGATATCCCGGAGTGGATTAGAGAGATTTCCCCAGAGGAGCTTTTAACTTTGGCTTTGAGAAATAAAGACCAAGGGCTCTGTGCAAGCTTTAACGAACCAGCAACCCTCTATACCTACCTCCTAGACGTTTTTGAGCTTGGAAAGGAAAAAGGGCTGTACTGCTGTTTGGTGACAAACAGCTATTTTACCACCAAAGCCTTGAGGAACCTTATTGAGAGCGGAGCTTCCGGTTTTAGTATAGACATCAAAGGCTGCCCCGAAATGAAGGTTCTAGGGACTGTTGATCACAAAAAGGTTTTCAGGAACGCCAAGGAAGCCATAACTCTCGGAGCTCACGTTGAAATGGTTTACCTTGTAGTTCCAAATGCCAACGATTTTGAAGAGTGCTACCGCTGGATATTCAGCATGCACTTAAAAATGCTTGGAGAAGAAGTCCCTTTACATATAAATCGCTATTACCCAATGAACTACTGGAAAGAGCCGCCTACCCCAGTTGAGAAGCTGTTAAAGCTAAAAGAGATAGCTCAGCAAGAGTACAATTTGAGGTATGTTTACGTTGGAAACATCGGCTCAGTTGAGCACGAAACAACGTACTGCCCCAAATGCGGCAAAAAGCTGATAATACGTTCTGGTTTCAGAGTATTAAAATGGAACCTAAAGGACAGCAAATGCCCGAGGTGTGGAGAAAAAATTCCAATTTATGGAAAGTTCACTCGACCCTAA
- a CDS encoding TIGR00269 family protein gives MKCTKCGREAVYHARYEGKFYCHKHFNEMVESKVKQTVRKYGLIKRGDRIAVGVSGGKDSVVLLHILHKLNQKFPFEIIAITIDEGIEGYRPESVEIAKRNAKKLGIEHRIYSFKEYIGFTLDETVNIMGSFEKKERVGACSYCGVWRRWLLNYAAKDVNADKLAVGHNLDDEVQMFLMNIMRGDVARLGRTGPYYEVIHEGLVPRIKPLREVPEKEIVLYAVLNNIEVDFSECPYAVEAFRAEIRDWLNEMEEKHPGTKYQILRSYDKMFPLLAKAYAHRDLNRCKICGQPTTGEICKACNFKLQVQKKAKEKGITFRVE, from the coding sequence ATGAAATGCACAAAGTGTGGAAGAGAGGCAGTATATCATGCGAGATATGAAGGTAAGTTCTACTGCCACAAACATTTCAATGAGATGGTTGAGAGCAAAGTAAAGCAGACTGTGAGAAAATACGGGCTAATCAAGAGAGGAGATAGAATAGCAGTAGGAGTGAGCGGTGGAAAGGACAGCGTCGTTCTTCTCCATATCCTTCACAAGCTCAACCAAAAGTTTCCTTTTGAGATAATCGCAATAACCATAGATGAGGGGATAGAAGGGTACAGGCCTGAGAGCGTTGAGATAGCAAAGAGGAATGCAAAGAAGCTTGGAATTGAACACAGGATTTATTCGTTTAAGGAATACATAGGCTTTACCCTCGATGAGACTGTTAACATAATGGGGAGCTTTGAGAAAAAGGAAAGGGTTGGGGCGTGTTCTTACTGCGGCGTTTGGAGGAGGTGGCTCCTCAACTACGCGGCCAAAGATGTTAATGCCGATAAGCTCGCCGTTGGCCACAATTTAGATGATGAAGTGCAGATGTTCCTCATGAACATAATGCGTGGAGACGTTGCCAGGCTGGGAAGAACTGGCCCTTATTACGAGGTTATCCATGAGGGGCTTGTGCCGAGGATAAAGCCCCTCAGAGAAGTGCCGGAAAAGGAGATAGTGCTTTATGCTGTTCTGAATAACATTGAGGTGGACTTCAGCGAGTGTCCTTATGCAGTAGAAGCATTTAGAGCAGAAATTAGAGATTGGCTAAATGAGATGGAGGAAAAGCATCCCGGGACAAAATACCAGATACTAAGGAGCTATGACAAGATGTTTCCCCTATTGGCAAAAGCCTACGCTCATAGAGACCTCAACAGGTGCAAAATCTGCGGCCAGCCTACAACTGGAGAGATATGTAAGGCTTGCAACTTTAAGCTCCAAGTGCAGAAGAAAGCAAAAGAGAAGGGAATCACTTTTAGGGTCGAGTGA
- a CDS encoding YfcC family protein, whose translation MGCKGNNENCNGKRKRWIPDAYVIIFIVIVLAAIATWIIPAGEFERTQVGGRTVVVPGTFHYVEKNPIGPWEMFLSIVKGLNEAAPIIFFIFIIGGLIGVVEATGALTAGLSAAALKMKGKETLFIPALMILFGLGGSVFGMAEETLAFVPLMIGLAVAMGYDRVVGISISFLGAATGFAGAFMNPFTIGVAQTIAELPLFSGMQFRIVVWLVFMAITIHHVLSYASKVKRNPEASIVADIPYEEIEVPQNMEGVKLTSNQKLALLAFMGTFVVLIFGVLKYGWYINELSALFIISAIVIGLVARMEPNEIVRQFIKGAASLTYGALIVGFGRTIAVILRDGKILDTIVYALSQPLSGLPHGLIGVGMFFVQTLINFLICSGSGQAVATMPIMVPLSDVVGITRQVAVLAFQFGDGITNIIYPTCGVVMATISMAKIPYDRWLRYAVPLVIKLSIAAIILIYIAVVINLGPF comes from the coding sequence ATGGGATGCAAAGGAAATAACGAAAATTGTAATGGAAAAAGAAAAAGGTGGATTCCAGATGCATACGTGATAATATTCATAGTAATAGTCTTGGCGGCAATTGCAACTTGGATTATTCCCGCTGGAGAATTTGAACGCACACAAGTAGGCGGAAGAACTGTAGTAGTCCCAGGGACCTTCCACTATGTTGAGAAAAATCCAATAGGACCTTGGGAAATGTTCCTCTCGATAGTAAAAGGGCTCAACGAAGCTGCACCAATAATATTCTTCATATTCATAATTGGAGGCCTTATAGGAGTAGTTGAAGCCACAGGGGCGTTAACAGCAGGTTTATCGGCAGCAGCTCTAAAGATGAAAGGTAAGGAAACTCTCTTTATACCAGCCTTGATGATTCTCTTCGGTCTTGGAGGCTCTGTATTTGGAATGGCAGAAGAAACACTAGCTTTTGTCCCTCTTATGATAGGACTTGCAGTAGCTATGGGTTATGACAGGGTTGTCGGAATTTCTATATCGTTCTTAGGAGCAGCCACAGGGTTCGCAGGAGCATTTATGAACCCCTTCACAATAGGTGTCGCCCAAACAATAGCAGAACTGCCACTTTTCTCGGGCATGCAATTTAGAATTGTTGTTTGGCTAGTATTTATGGCAATAACCATCCACCATGTTCTATCTTATGCTTCAAAAGTAAAGAGGAACCCAGAAGCCAGTATCGTCGCAGATATACCCTATGAAGAAATTGAAGTTCCTCAGAACATGGAAGGAGTTAAGCTTACTTCAAATCAAAAATTAGCTCTCCTAGCATTCATGGGCACTTTTGTTGTCTTAATCTTCGGCGTGCTAAAGTATGGATGGTACATAAACGAATTATCTGCCCTTTTCATAATAAGCGCTATTGTTATCGGACTCGTTGCAAGAATGGAACCCAACGAAATAGTCAGGCAATTCATAAAAGGTGCAGCTTCACTAACATACGGTGCATTGATTGTGGGATTTGGTAGAACAATCGCAGTAATCTTACGCGACGGTAAAATCTTGGACACAATAGTCTATGCATTATCTCAACCACTCAGCGGACTACCTCATGGATTAATCGGAGTAGGCATGTTTTTCGTGCAAACACTAATTAATTTCCTCATTTGCTCCGGAAGTGGTCAAGCAGTTGCAACAATGCCTATCATGGTTCCATTATCTGATGTCGTTGGGATCACAAGACAGGTAGCAGTACTTGCGTTCCAGTTTGGTGATGGTATAACAAACATAATCTATCCAACTTGTGGAGTTGTAATGGCAACAATATCAATGGCAAAAATACCATATGACAGATGGCTAAGATATGCAGTCCCACTTGTGATAAAGCTTTCAATAGCAGCAATAATCTTAATTTACATAGCAGTAGTAATAAATCTCGGGCCATTCTGA
- a CDS encoding M20 family metallopeptidase, which yields MEKKIEEKIFEKIKEEKEDMIKILESLVRIPTQNPPGENYEEFVMTAKEYLDEKGIKTKVVRIPESFAKNFIENPQEYPRFILLAELKKGELTMHFNGHYDVVPAGEGWDIDPFSGKIIDGKLYGRGASDMKGGIASIISTLRILSEFEDHLDVGVNASLVPDEETTSMGTKYLIQENLVNADYAIITEPTSLKSIDIGCKGGIWMQVCVKGKAAHASRPWLGENAFEKGVLLVHAILTELKPKVTARTSKYEFHDQNSKRATMELGGYVKGGSKTNVIPDEFCFSIDRRVLPDEDVQEAYNEIIEFIKSKSKELGASYEVIVEDIENSYVLKGDRSIISAISQITESITGVQPRVGVKTGFTEMALFGAKGIKALTFGPGDENLAHVANEYIEIQQLIDSVKIFSTLLLRI from the coding sequence ATGGAAAAGAAAATTGAAGAAAAAATTTTTGAGAAAATTAAAGAAGAAAAAGAGGATATGATAAAAATACTCGAAAGTCTCGTTAGAATCCCTACTCAAAATCCTCCTGGAGAGAATTACGAAGAATTCGTTATGACAGCTAAAGAATACCTAGATGAAAAAGGAATAAAAACAAAAGTCGTGAGAATTCCGGAAAGCTTTGCAAAGAACTTCATCGAAAATCCCCAAGAATACCCACGATTTATTCTTCTAGCCGAGCTAAAGAAGGGAGAGCTTACAATGCACTTTAACGGCCATTATGACGTCGTTCCCGCAGGGGAAGGCTGGGACATAGACCCATTTTCCGGAAAAATCATAGATGGCAAATTGTATGGAAGAGGAGCAAGCGATATGAAGGGCGGCATTGCGAGCATTATTAGCACGTTGAGAATCCTTAGTGAATTTGAGGATCATTTAGACGTTGGGGTAAATGCTTCGCTCGTTCCAGATGAAGAGACTACATCAATGGGAACTAAGTACCTAATCCAAGAAAACCTCGTCAACGCGGATTATGCAATAATCACAGAACCGACTTCATTGAAGAGCATAGACATTGGATGCAAGGGCGGAATATGGATGCAAGTTTGCGTTAAGGGGAAAGCCGCTCATGCTTCAAGGCCATGGCTTGGAGAGAATGCTTTTGAGAAGGGCGTTTTACTTGTCCATGCAATATTGACAGAATTAAAGCCAAAAGTAACAGCAAGAACATCCAAATATGAATTTCACGATCAAAATTCGAAGAGGGCAACAATGGAACTAGGAGGATACGTCAAAGGAGGAAGTAAAACCAACGTTATTCCAGATGAATTCTGCTTCTCAATAGACAGAAGAGTACTGCCTGATGAGGACGTGCAAGAGGCTTATAACGAGATTATTGAATTCATAAAGAGTAAGAGCAAAGAGTTAGGGGCGTCTTATGAAGTTATTGTTGAGGATATCGAAAATTCATACGTATTGAAAGGAGATAGAAGCATTATTAGCGCTATTTCTCAAATCACAGAAAGCATTACCGGTGTTCAGCCAAGGGTTGGTGTCAAGACGGGTTTCACAGAAATGGCACTATTTGGAGCCAAAGGAATTAAGGCACTCACCTTTGGTCCTGGAGATGAAAACTTAGCTCATGTGGCAAACGAATATATTGAAATTCAGCAACTCATTGACTCCGTGAAGATATTTTCAACGCTACTCTTGAGAATTTGA
- a CDS encoding RAD55 family ATPase, translating into MVMTMELIKTNIPPLDKALGGGLIEDSIVLITYDTYSQGWTLAFEILRRRIEEGDFGVIINSVLPLSMLNMELERIGFDIFEEGEKGNLGIIDVFASFYGIKYNQPYVYYTDMDRETYFPKFTSLYRKMLEERIKDRRPIGIQLTADGFAFLLGEERELRNLQKNLAEKENARLYEKRKRPINIVLLNRDRVSQRYLSWLALYSQCQIDFKSQEGKLEETMLIRKSPLSGFRPTTRIFKIENGKIIIT; encoded by the coding sequence ATGGTGATGACTATGGAACTCATAAAGACTAATATTCCTCCGCTTGATAAAGCCCTTGGAGGGGGGCTAATTGAGGACAGCATTGTTCTGATAACATACGACACTTACTCACAAGGCTGGACTCTCGCTTTTGAGATTCTAAGAAGAAGAATAGAAGAAGGGGATTTTGGAGTGATAATAAACTCTGTGCTTCCCCTTTCAATGCTGAACATGGAGCTTGAGAGAATTGGCTTTGATATCTTCGAGGAAGGTGAAAAGGGAAATCTCGGGATAATTGATGTTTTCGCGTCATTCTATGGGATAAAATATAACCAGCCTTATGTCTACTACACTGATATGGATCGGGAAACGTACTTCCCGAAGTTCACGAGCCTTTATAGAAAGATGCTGGAGGAGAGAATAAAAGACAGAAGACCAATAGGAATCCAGCTAACTGCAGATGGATTTGCATTCCTATTGGGAGAAGAAAGAGAACTTAGAAACCTTCAAAAGAATCTGGCCGAAAAAGAAAACGCTCGACTCTACGAGAAAAGGAAAAGACCGATAAATATAGTACTCCTAAACAGGGACAGAGTTTCGCAAAGATATCTCTCATGGCTTGCTCTCTACAGCCAGTGTCAGATCGACTTCAAATCTCAAGAAGGAAAGCTGGAGGAGACGATGCTCATAAGGAAATCTCCTTTGTCAGGCTTTAGACCAACCACACGTATATTCAAAATAGAAAACGGAAAGATAATCATTACCTAG
- a CDS encoding TIGR00725 family protein codes for MIQIAIAGSSDSEPLPKAVAKTKEFIKELAKYKDNVVLLTGGRGGIMEVASREFTKFGGIVVGILPERQEGNEFNTIRIKTGMDFVERSAVMVNSADVLVVLGGGIGTMVEALMAYDCSKPIIVVTDTGYPSDRLELLAEDGYFDHKKLVKVRFTKDAKEAARLALELAR; via the coding sequence ATGATCCAGATAGCCATAGCGGGCTCAAGCGATAGCGAGCCCCTACCAAAAGCCGTTGCAAAGACAAAGGAATTCATAAAAGAGTTAGCCAAATATAAGGATAACGTTGTTCTCCTTACCGGTGGCAGAGGGGGCATTATGGAAGTAGCAAGCAGAGAGTTCACCAAGTTTGGAGGAATCGTTGTAGGAATTCTCCCAGAAAGGCAGGAAGGAAATGAGTTCAACACAATAAGAATAAAAACCGGGATGGACTTTGTCGAGAGAAGCGCGGTTATGGTTAACTCCGCTGACGTCCTCGTGGTTCTTGGGGGAGGAATAGGCACAATGGTGGAAGCATTGATGGCATATGATTGCTCAAAGCCAATAATCGTAGTCACTGACACCGGTTACCCCAGTGATCGGCTTGAGCTTTTGGCAGAGGATGGCTACTTTGACCACAAAAAACTCGTAAAAGTGCGTTTTACAAAAGATGCAAAAGAAGCCGCCAGGCTTGCATTAGAACTTGCTAGGTAA
- a CDS encoding site-2 protease family protein: MVNLLTAIALILGFWGVLYLAFGRKAEESEEGLQVGAFIAIWRTKRFVDFIDKVGTKYRKFWKGYSTVGIIIGFIGMAYVFYTLFTLAIQNLRTKAATPGVQLVIPGVTIPLWYGLIGLMVVMFVHELSHGFVARAEGLPLKSVGLVLFFVIPGAFVEPDEEELLKAPLLSRLRVYAAGSMANIVTALLAILLLSYALNPVLQPAGVEVSKLAVEGPAKDYLQEGDIIVGINGQQIATVEEFFNLMNKTRAEETIEVEVIRKGERIVLKIPLGSHPDNPEKGYLGVYPAQHITSKVGFSGIVLPLAFSLYWIYVLNLGIGLMNLFPLIPLDGGRMLDDILKAIFPPKVAKSITYLFVGVGLFLLAVNMFPALRSLLG; encoded by the coding sequence ATGGTGAACCTGCTTACAGCAATAGCATTAATACTCGGCTTCTGGGGTGTTTTGTACCTCGCATTTGGAAGAAAAGCCGAAGAAAGCGAAGAAGGGCTACAAGTTGGGGCTTTCATTGCGATATGGAGAACCAAAAGATTTGTCGATTTTATAGACAAAGTTGGAACGAAGTATAGAAAATTCTGGAAAGGGTACTCTACAGTTGGTATAATCATCGGCTTCATTGGGATGGCATATGTTTTTTATACCCTCTTTACCCTTGCCATACAGAATCTCCGCACAAAAGCCGCAACTCCGGGCGTTCAGCTTGTTATACCTGGCGTTACGATTCCCCTTTGGTACGGATTGATAGGGCTTATGGTAGTTATGTTTGTCCACGAGCTGAGTCACGGATTTGTGGCCAGAGCTGAGGGATTGCCTTTAAAGTCAGTTGGCCTCGTGCTTTTCTTTGTAATTCCCGGAGCGTTTGTTGAGCCGGATGAGGAAGAACTACTCAAGGCTCCCTTGCTGAGCCGACTAAGAGTTTATGCCGCAGGCTCTATGGCAAACATTGTAACAGCTCTGCTGGCGATCTTGCTTTTAAGTTATGCGTTGAATCCCGTACTGCAGCCGGCTGGAGTTGAGGTTTCAAAACTTGCTGTGGAAGGACCTGCTAAGGACTATCTCCAAGAAGGGGACATAATAGTTGGAATAAACGGTCAGCAGATAGCAACTGTGGAGGAGTTCTTTAACTTAATGAACAAAACCCGGGCTGAAGAAACAATAGAGGTTGAGGTAATAAGGAAAGGAGAAAGAATAGTTCTCAAGATTCCTCTGGGCTCTCATCCGGACAATCCCGAAAAAGGTTACCTAGGGGTTTATCCCGCACAGCATATAACCTCCAAAGTGGGCTTTAGTGGTATTGTGCTCCCGCTTGCGTTTTCGCTTTACTGGATATACGTTCTGAATCTGGGCATAGGGTTGATGAACCTCTTCCCGCTGATCCCATTGGATGGGGGAAGGATGCTCGATGATATTTTGAAGGCCATCTTTCCACCAAAAGTTGCCAAGTCCATAACGTATCTCTTCGTAGGAGTAGGGTTGTTCTTGCTTGCAGTAAACATGTTCCCAGCTTTAAGGAGCCTTCTGGGGTGA